The Thiothrix subterranea genome has a segment encoding these proteins:
- a CDS encoding ABC transporter ATP-binding protein yields MNVIELQNLHYRWQGQTRDTLAIAELHVAQGEHLFIRGASGSGKTTFLNLLAGILRPASGSLTILGQALHSMDNSARDRFRADHMGVIFQQFNLLPYLSVRENVQLPCHFSKRRKQQAGDMQATTNRLLEHLGLDRQLWERPVTDLSVGQQQRVAVARALIGSPELIIADEPTSALDTDTRDGFLNLLFQEAAVQGSTIVFVSHDPHIASHFPRVVDLGDVNRP; encoded by the coding sequence CAATTGCCGAATTGCACGTTGCCCAAGGCGAACACCTGTTTATTCGCGGCGCAAGCGGCAGCGGCAAAACCACATTTCTCAATCTGCTGGCAGGCATTTTGCGCCCTGCCAGCGGTAGCTTGACTATTCTGGGGCAAGCATTGCACAGCATGGACAATTCCGCCCGCGACCGTTTCCGTGCCGATCACATGGGCGTGATCTTCCAGCAGTTCAACCTCTTGCCGTATCTGTCGGTGCGGGAAAATGTGCAGTTACCCTGCCATTTTTCCAAACGGCGCAAACAACAAGCAGGGGATATGCAAGCCACTACTAACCGCTTGCTGGAACATCTGGGGTTAGATCGTCAATTGTGGGAACGCCCCGTCACTGACCTGAGCGTGGGGCAACAACAGCGCGTCGCCGTCGCCCGCGCCCTGATCGGCAGCCCTGAATTGATCATTGCGGATGAACCGACCTCGGCACTGGATACCGATACCCGTGACGGTTTCCTGAACTTGTTGTTCCAAGAGGCAGCGGTGCAAGGCAGCACCATTGTGTTTGTGAGCCACGATCCGCACATTGCCAGCCACTTTCCGCGTGTGGTGGATTTGGGTGACGTGAACCGCCCATAA
- a CDS encoding VF530 family DNA-binding protein — MNTIPTQKQNNNPLHGLTLQTILTELVDYFGWEGLAERIPVRCFASDPSMASSLKFLRKTPWAREKVEGLYGFMLREKRRES, encoded by the coding sequence ATGAATACAATCCCCACCCAAAAGCAAAACAACAACCCACTGCACGGCTTAACCTTGCAAACCATCCTCACCGAACTGGTGGACTATTTCGGCTGGGAAGGCTTAGCCGAGCGCATCCCGGTGCGCTGTTTTGCCAGTGACCCCAGCATGGCTTCCAGCCTGAAATTCCTGCGCAAAACCCCCTGGGCGCGAGAAAAAGTCGAAGGGCTGTACGGCTTTATGTTGCGTGAAAAACGGCGCGAATCATGA